A DNA window from Mastomys coucha isolate ucsf_1 unplaced genomic scaffold, UCSF_Mcou_1 pScaffold21, whole genome shotgun sequence contains the following coding sequences:
- the Fbxl15 gene encoding F-box/LRR-repeat protein 15 isoform X2 codes for MEPPMEQSGGEQEPGAVRLLDLPWEDVLLPHVLNWVPLRQLLRLQRVSRAFRALVQLHLARLRRFDAAQVGPQIPRAALARLLRDAEGLQELALAPCHEWLSDEDLVPVLARNPQLRSVALAGCGQLSRRALGALAEGCPRLQRLSLAHCDWVDGLALRGLADRCPALEELDLTACRQLKDEAIVYLAQRRGAGLRSLSLAVNANVGDTAVQELARHCPQLEHLDLTGCLRVGSDGVRTLAEYCPGLRSLRVRHCHHVAEPSLSRLRKRGVDIDVEPPLHQALVLLQDMAGFAPFVNLQV; via the exons ATGGAGCCACCAATGGAGCAGTCCGGAGGGGAGCAAGAACCAGGAGCTGTCAG GCTCCTGGACCTGCCCTGGGAAGACGTGCTGCTCCCGCACGTCCTGAACTGGGTCCCGCTGCGCCAGCTGCTCCGGCTGCAGCGCGTCAGTCGCGCCTTCCGGGCGCTCGTGCAGCTGCACCTGGCGAGGCTGCGCCGCTTCGACGCCGCTCAG GTCGGTCCACAGATTCCCCGGGCGGCACTGGCCCGGCTACTGCGGGATGCTGAGGGGCTGCAGGAGCTGGCGCTTGCTCCGTGTCACGAATGGCTGTCGGACGAGGACCTGGTGCCGGTGCTGGCGCGGAATCCACAGCTACGGAGCGTAGCCCTGGCCGGCTGCGGCCAGCTGAGCCGCCGGGCGCTCGGGGCGCTGGCTGAGGGCTGCCCGCGTCTGCAGCGCCTTTCGCTCGCTCACTGTGACTGGGTGGACGGGCTAGCACTGCGGGGCCTCGCTGACCGCTGCCCGGCTCTGGAGGAGCTAGACCTCACCGCCTGTCGCCAACTCAAGGACGAGGCCATCGTGTACCTGGCGCAGAGACGCGGCGCGGGCCTCCGCAGCCTCTCATTAGCAGTCAACGCCAATGTGGGGGACACTGCGGTCCAAGAGTTGGCTCGGCACTGCCCGCAACTCGAGCATCTAGACCTCACCGGCTGCCTTCGGGTCGGAAGCGACGGTGTCAG GACACTGGCGGAGTACTGCCCTGGGCTGCGCTCTCTGCGGGTGCGGCACTGCCACCACGTGGCCGAGCCCAGCCTGAGCCGCTTGCGGAAGCGTGGTGTGGACATCGACGTGGAGCCACCCCTGCACCAGGCCCTGGTGCTTCTCCAGGACATGGCTGGCTTTGCACCCTTTGTCAACCTACAGGTCTGA
- the Cuedc2 gene encoding CUE domain-containing protein 2 isoform X2 — translation MELERIVGSALLAFVRAQLPEADLSGLDEVIFSYVLGVLEDLGPSGPSEENFDMEAFIEMMEAYVPGFAHIPRGIIGDMMRKLSVQLSEARNKENLHPQSSCVQGQVPIFPETLRQPEKLKEESRPPAATGNTPDEAAAAEDELPGVDVLLEVFPTCSMEQAQWVLAKARGDLEEAVQMLVEGKEEGPPGWDGPNQDLPRRLRGPQKDDLKSFILQKYMMVDRAEDQKTHRPMAPKEAPKKLIRYIDNQVVSTKGERFKDVRNPEAEEMKATYINLKPARKYRFH, via the exons ATGGAGTTGGAGCGGATCGTCGGCTCAGCCCTCCTTGCCTTCGTTCGGGCACAGCTCCCAGAGGCAGACCTCAG TGGCTTGGATGAGGTCATCTTCTCCTACGTGCTTGGGGTTCTGGAGGACCTGGGCCCCTCGGGGCCGTCAGAGGAGAACTTTGATATGGAGGCCTTCATTGAGATGATGGAGGCTTATGTGCCTGGCTTTGCCCACATCCCCAG GGGTATAATAGGAGACATGATGCGGAAGCTCTCGGTGCAGCTGAGCGAGGCTAGGAACAAAG AGAACCTGCACCCACAGAGCTCCTGTGTCCAAGGTCAGGTGCCAATTTTTCCAGAGACCCTGAGGCAACCTGAAAAGCTCAAAGAAGAGAGCAGGCCTCCTGCTGCTACTGGGAACACCCCAGATGAG GCAGCTGCTGCTGAGGACGAGCTGCCGGGAGTCGATGTGCTCTTGGAGGTCTTCCCTACCTGTTCTATGGAGCAGGCCCAGTGGGTGCTGGCCAAAGCTCGGGGGGACTTGGAAGAAGCTGTGCAGATGCTGGTGGAAGGCAAAGAAGAGGGGCCTCCAGGCTGGGACGGCCCAAACCAG GACTTGCCCAGGCGCCTCAGAGGCCCCCAGAAGGATGACTTGAAGTCTTTCATCCTTCAGAA GTACATGATGGTGGACAGGGCAGAGGACCAGAAGACTCACCGACCTATGGCTCCCAAGGAG GCCCCCAAGAAGCTGATCCGATACATTGACAACCAGGTAGTGAGCACCAAAGGAGAACGATTCAAAGATGTCCGGAACCCTGAGGCTGAGGAGATGAAGGCCACGTACATCAACCTCAAGCCGGCCAGAAAGTACCGCTTCCACTGA
- the Fbxl15 gene encoding F-box/LRR-repeat protein 15 isoform X1, whose protein sequence is MEPPMEQSGGEQEPGAVRLLDLPWEDVLLPHVLNWVPLRQLLRLQRVSRAFRALVQLHLARLRRFDAAQVGPQIPRAALARLLRDAEGLQELALAPCHEWLSDEDLVPVLARNPQLRSVALAGCGQLSRRALGALAEGCPRLQRLSLAHCDWVDGLALRGLADRCPALEELDLTACRQLKDEAIVYLAQRRGAGLRSLSLAVNANVGDTAVQELARHCPQLEHLDLTGCLRVGSDGVRTLAEYCPGLRSLRVRHCHHVAEPSLSRLRKRGVDIDVEPPLHQALVLLQDMAGFAPFVNLQPQGSGHL, encoded by the exons ATGGAGCCACCAATGGAGCAGTCCGGAGGGGAGCAAGAACCAGGAGCTGTCAG GCTCCTGGACCTGCCCTGGGAAGACGTGCTGCTCCCGCACGTCCTGAACTGGGTCCCGCTGCGCCAGCTGCTCCGGCTGCAGCGCGTCAGTCGCGCCTTCCGGGCGCTCGTGCAGCTGCACCTGGCGAGGCTGCGCCGCTTCGACGCCGCTCAG GTCGGTCCACAGATTCCCCGGGCGGCACTGGCCCGGCTACTGCGGGATGCTGAGGGGCTGCAGGAGCTGGCGCTTGCTCCGTGTCACGAATGGCTGTCGGACGAGGACCTGGTGCCGGTGCTGGCGCGGAATCCACAGCTACGGAGCGTAGCCCTGGCCGGCTGCGGCCAGCTGAGCCGCCGGGCGCTCGGGGCGCTGGCTGAGGGCTGCCCGCGTCTGCAGCGCCTTTCGCTCGCTCACTGTGACTGGGTGGACGGGCTAGCACTGCGGGGCCTCGCTGACCGCTGCCCGGCTCTGGAGGAGCTAGACCTCACCGCCTGTCGCCAACTCAAGGACGAGGCCATCGTGTACCTGGCGCAGAGACGCGGCGCGGGCCTCCGCAGCCTCTCATTAGCAGTCAACGCCAATGTGGGGGACACTGCGGTCCAAGAGTTGGCTCGGCACTGCCCGCAACTCGAGCATCTAGACCTCACCGGCTGCCTTCGGGTCGGAAGCGACGGTGTCAG GACACTGGCGGAGTACTGCCCTGGGCTGCGCTCTCTGCGGGTGCGGCACTGCCACCACGTGGCCGAGCCCAGCCTGAGCCGCTTGCGGAAGCGTGGTGTGGACATCGACGTGGAGCCACCCCTGCACCAGGCCCTGGTGCTTCTCCAGGACATGGCTGGCTTTGCACCCTTTGTCAACCTACAG CCTCAGGGTTCCGGACATCTTTGA
- the Fbxl15 gene encoding F-box/LRR-repeat protein 15 isoform X3 — MEPPMEQSGGEQEPGAVRLLDLPWEDVLLPHVLNWVPLRQLLRLQRVSRAFRALVQLHLARLRRFDAAQVGPQIPRAALARLLRDAEGLQELALAPCHEWLSDEDLVPVLARNPQLRSVALAGCGQLSRRALGALAEGCPRLQRLSLAHCDWVDGLALRGLADRCPALEELDLTACRQLKDEAIVYLAQRRGAGLRSLSLAVNANVGDTAVQELARHCPQLEHLDLTGCLRVGSDGVRYRP, encoded by the exons ATGGAGCCACCAATGGAGCAGTCCGGAGGGGAGCAAGAACCAGGAGCTGTCAG GCTCCTGGACCTGCCCTGGGAAGACGTGCTGCTCCCGCACGTCCTGAACTGGGTCCCGCTGCGCCAGCTGCTCCGGCTGCAGCGCGTCAGTCGCGCCTTCCGGGCGCTCGTGCAGCTGCACCTGGCGAGGCTGCGCCGCTTCGACGCCGCTCAG GTCGGTCCACAGATTCCCCGGGCGGCACTGGCCCGGCTACTGCGGGATGCTGAGGGGCTGCAGGAGCTGGCGCTTGCTCCGTGTCACGAATGGCTGTCGGACGAGGACCTGGTGCCGGTGCTGGCGCGGAATCCACAGCTACGGAGCGTAGCCCTGGCCGGCTGCGGCCAGCTGAGCCGCCGGGCGCTCGGGGCGCTGGCTGAGGGCTGCCCGCGTCTGCAGCGCCTTTCGCTCGCTCACTGTGACTGGGTGGACGGGCTAGCACTGCGGGGCCTCGCTGACCGCTGCCCGGCTCTGGAGGAGCTAGACCTCACCGCCTGTCGCCAACTCAAGGACGAGGCCATCGTGTACCTGGCGCAGAGACGCGGCGCGGGCCTCCGCAGCCTCTCATTAGCAGTCAACGCCAATGTGGGGGACACTGCGGTCCAAGAGTTGGCTCGGCACTGCCCGCAACTCGAGCATCTAGACCTCACCGGCTGCCTTCGGGTCGGAAGCGACGGTGTCAG GTACAGACCCTGA
- the Cuedc2 gene encoding CUE domain-containing protein 2 isoform X1, whose protein sequence is MELERIVGSALLAFVRAQLPEADLSGLDEVIFSYVLGVLEDLGPSGPSEENFDMEAFIEMMEAYVPGFAHIPRGIIGDMMRKLSVQLSEARNKETLRQPEKLKEESRPPAATGNTPDEAAAAEDELPGVDVLLEVFPTCSMEQAQWVLAKARGDLEEAVQMLVEGKEEGPPGWDGPNQDLPRRLRGPQKDDLKSFILQKYMMVDRAEDQKTHRPMAPKEAPKKLIRYIDNQVVSTKGERFKDVRNPEAEEMKATYINLKPARKYRFH, encoded by the exons ATGGAGTTGGAGCGGATCGTCGGCTCAGCCCTCCTTGCCTTCGTTCGGGCACAGCTCCCAGAGGCAGACCTCAG TGGCTTGGATGAGGTCATCTTCTCCTACGTGCTTGGGGTTCTGGAGGACCTGGGCCCCTCGGGGCCGTCAGAGGAGAACTTTGATATGGAGGCCTTCATTGAGATGATGGAGGCTTATGTGCCTGGCTTTGCCCACATCCCCAG GGGTATAATAGGAGACATGATGCGGAAGCTCTCGGTGCAGCTGAGCGAGGCTAGGAACAAAG AGACCCTGAGGCAACCTGAAAAGCTCAAAGAAGAGAGCAGGCCTCCTGCTGCTACTGGGAACACCCCAGATGAG GCAGCTGCTGCTGAGGACGAGCTGCCGGGAGTCGATGTGCTCTTGGAGGTCTTCCCTACCTGTTCTATGGAGCAGGCCCAGTGGGTGCTGGCCAAAGCTCGGGGGGACTTGGAAGAAGCTGTGCAGATGCTGGTGGAAGGCAAAGAAGAGGGGCCTCCAGGCTGGGACGGCCCAAACCAG GACTTGCCCAGGCGCCTCAGAGGCCCCCAGAAGGATGACTTGAAGTCTTTCATCCTTCAGAA GTACATGATGGTGGACAGGGCAGAGGACCAGAAGACTCACCGACCTATGGCTCCCAAGGAG GCCCCCAAGAAGCTGATCCGATACATTGACAACCAGGTAGTGAGCACCAAAGGAGAACGATTCAAAGATGTCCGGAACCCTGAGGCTGAGGAGATGAAGGCCACGTACATCAACCTCAAGCCGGCCAGAAAGTACCGCTTCCACTGA